Within Streptomyces roseirectus, the genomic segment GAACGAGGTCCCGCAGCCGCCGCGGCAACGCGTCGTCGAAGGAGTCGAAGGACAGGTGATCCGGCAACGCGACGCCGGCGGCGCGCAGCGGCGTCGCGATCTCACGGCAGGTGGTGCTGAGCCAGTCGAGCACGGCGGGGTCCCCGTCACGGCCCGCCGTCGCCGTCCACGTGACCACCTCCGGATGCCCGAGCCCGGCGTCGAGGAACGTCCCGGCGAGGCGGGGCCCGAAGTCGGGGACGGCGCCGGTCGCCAGGAACGGCTCGGGCCACAGCGCGTAGTACTGGTCCCACTCCGGCAGCGGCGGCCGGGTCGGCGAGGTGTTGGTGAAGTCCATCTCGTGCATGACGACGATCCCGCCCGGCGCCAGCAGGGACGTCAGACGGCGCAGGGCCGACGCGGGATCGGGGAGGTACATGAGGATGTACCGGCCGACGAGGACGTCGAACTTCTCCGGCGAGGTGAAGCCGGCGAGGTCGGCGACCTCGTAGCGCACGGAGTCCGCGAACCCGGCCTCCCGTGCGAGGAGCCGCGCCTTGCCGACGCTTCCGGGGTCCCGCTCGATCCCGACGACGTGCCCGCCGGGCCCGACCAGACCGGCGGCCAGCAGGGAGACGTAGCCGAGGCCGGAGCCGATGTCGAGGACCCGCATCCCCGGCCGCACCCCGGCCGCCCGCAGGGTGCGTTCGGTGAACGGCGAGACCGCTCTGTCCTGGAGGGTCAGCCGGTGGTGCTCGCTGTCGGAGTGGCCGAGCAGGTAGGGGCCGGGGTGTGTCATGGGGTCTCCAGTTCAGGACGTCTGCCGGAACGCGGCGTGTGCCGCACCGCCTTGCCGCTCGACGTCCGCGCGATCCGGCCCCGCCGCACGAACTCGATCCTGTCGGGCGTGATCCCCAGCTCGGCCACGACCCGCGCGCGGATACGTGCCGTCGACGCCTGGCGCCCGGCCTCGTCCTGCCGCGCCGTCTCGACGACGAGCCCGAGCCGGCCGCCCTCGTCGCTCCAGATCTGCTCGGCCAGGACGCCGTGGACGGGCAGTCCGGGCGTGTCCCGCACCACCGCCTCGATGTCGCTCGCCCAGTGGTTCGCGCCGAAGACGATGATCACCTCTTTCGTGCGGCCCACGACGTACAGCTCGCCGTCGTGCCACAGCCCCAGGTCCCCGGTCGCCACCCAGCCGCCCGGCAGGAGGACGCGACGGCTCTCCTCGGGGCGCCGGTCGTACCCGCTGCTCGTGACGGACGCCCCCCGGACCTCGACGGCCCCGACCGTGCCGGGCGCGGCCGGGGCGCCGCCCGCGGTGGTGAGCCGGACCTCGGTGCGCCGCACCGGCGTGCCCACACTGACCAGTTCCCGGCACGGCCCGGTGGACGCCGGCACGTACCGGCCCCGGCCGAGCGCGTCCCGGTCGGCCCGCAGCACCTTGGTCGGCCGTCCGACCGGAGGGAAGGCGACCGCGAGGGTCGCCTCGGCCAGTCCGTAGGCCGGCAGGAACACGTCCGCCGGCAGCCCGGCGGGCGCGTACCGCTCGACGAAGGCGTCCTGGAGCCGCCGGTCGACGGGTTCGGCGCCGTTCACCGCGATCCGCCAGCGGGACAGGTCGAGCCCGTCCTGCGGTGCCGTGTCGCGCCGCAGGACGTACCGGTAGCCGGAGTCCGGGGCCATGGTGAAGGTCGCCCCGAGCCGCCCCATGGCCTGGATCCACTGCCTCGGGTCGCGCAGGTAGTCCTCGGGCGTCAGCAGGTGGATGTCGACGTCGTGCAGCAGCGGCGTCAGGAAGGAGCCGACCAGCCCCATGTCGTGGAAGAGGGGCAGCCAGGCGCAGCCGACGTCGGCCGTGGTGAGGCGGGTGCCGTGGGCGATGGCCTCGACGCCGGCCGCCACGTTGCCGTGGCTGAGCACGACGCCCCGGGGCTCGCTGCTGGTGCCCGAGGTGTACTGGACGACGGCCGGGTCCGACGCCGTCCGCGCGACGTGGGCCGCCCCCGGCTCGGCGACCTCCGCCACGAGGAGCACGTCAACGGCGTCGGCGTCGGTGTGGACCAGCCCCGGACCGAGCAGCGGGAGCGTCGCGGGAGCCGTCAGCACCGTGCGCACCCGGGAACGGCGCAGCGCGGCGGCCGTGCGCCGCAGGTAGGCGTCGGACGACCCGAAGGGCGCGGGGCCGGGCAGCGGCACCGCGACCGCGCCGGCCGCGAGGACGCCGAAGAAGGCGCGCGCGAAGTCCACCGACGTCGGCAGGACGAGGGCGACCCGCTCGCCGGGCCGCACCCCGCGCGACAGCAGCCCCGCCGCCACCCGCCCGGCCTCGGCGAAGAGGTCGGCGTAGGACAGGGCGTCGCCGTCGCGGCCCCGGCGCAGGACGTGCACCCCCCGCCCGGAGCGCCGTGCGGCGACGTCGCCGAGCGCGGCGAACAGGGTCACGACACCGGCTCCGGGCCGGCCCGCTCGATCAGCCCGGCGACGGCGTCCGCGAACTCCCGCACGGTGCTCGTCTCGAAGACGATGTGGTCCTCCACCTCGATGTCGTAGTGCTGCTCGATCCCCAGCACGATCTGGAGCGCGTGGATCGAGTCGAAGCGCGGCAGGGAGCGCAGGTCGGCGTCGGCGTCCACCTCCTCGACGGGCACGCGCAGTTGCTCGGCGACGAAGCGGCGGACCGTCTGTTCGATGTCGGTGACGTGCGGCTGTGACATGGCGTGGTCGTGTCCTGTTCTGTGGGGCCGGCGGGTCGGGGTCAGCGGGCCAGGGCGCGCAGCTTGGCCTTGATGTCGCGTGGGGTCTCCAGCGAGTCGTCGTCCGCCAGGAGCCGCACGATCGACATCACCTTCGCGTCCGCGGCGTCCACCGAGTCGTGCTGGATCGTCTCGATGCGGCGGATGCCGGCCGTGGACGTGGAGTGCGGATAGAACAGGCCCGCCGGGTGCTTGACGCCGCCGCGCCGGTCGGCGAGCCAGATGTAGGCCATGCGCAGCGCGGCCGTCCGGTGGGCGGGGTCGCCGTCGCACAGCTCGCGCATGAACACGGAGAACGCGCGGCAGTGCCGGGCCTCGTCGCGGGCCAGGAGCCGCCAGATCTTGCGGATCACCGGCTCCCGCACATGCGCCGCGAGCGCCTTGTAGAGGGCGGACGCCCGCGACTCCGAGATGACGTTCATCATGAGCGTGGCGGAGCGCACGTCGCCCTGCGGATACGGCTCCCGTTTGTAGAGCGCGTGCTTCGAACGGAGCTTGACCCCGATCCGGTCCAGATAGCGGGCCTGGATCAGCGAGTGCCGGGACTCCTCCGCGCCCCACTGCAACGCCCAGGACGAGAAACTGGCCTCGCCCTGCCACTCCCGCAGGAAGTTGTGGGCGCCGGGCAGGGTGCCGAACTCGATCACGGCCGCCTCGGTGAGGAAGTCCACGGTCCGCTCGTCGAGCATGCCGTGCTCGATGCCGTCCAGGTCGACCTCGGTCCAGTCCCAGCGCGTCGTCTCGAACCAGTCGAAGATCCGGTTGAACGTCATGTCGAGGTAGTAGTCGGTGTAGAGGTCGTCCGCCATCAGCGCGCGGTGGGCGCGCAGGGCCAGTTCGACCGAGGCGGTGAGCCCTTCGGGCGCGACCGCGCCGGGCTTCACGAAGTCCTCGACGTCGAGCGCTTCCGCCCAGCCCGGCACCGGACCGGCCGTGCCGGGCCCGACGACGTACACCCGGGTCCGGTCGAACCGCGTGTGCGAGCGCAGCGCGCGGACGGCGGTCAGCGGCTCGGCGTCCGCGTCGAGCCACACCGCCGCGAGGTCGGCCGCCGGGTCGAGCTCGTGCAGGTAGCGCTGCCAGTCGGCGCGCGCGGGCCGGTCCACGGCGATGTCGCCGAAGGCGGGGACGGTGAGCCGCCCAGTGGGGGAGTCGGCGGTGGTCGGGGCCGGCAGGGCGATTCTGGGCGTGCTCACGAGGGGCGTCCTCTCTGTGGATCCGCTGGGTCCGCTGTCCGTTCGCTGCTGGTCCGCTGCCGGTCAGCGCGGCCCGGTCTCCGCTGCGGTCTCCGCCGCGGGGCCGAGGAGCACGGGCAGCTCCTCGATGCTGTTGCTGACGAACGAGGGCACCGGCCGCACGGTCCACGTACCGGCCGGCGCGAGCCGCACCTCGGGAAACCGGGTGAAGAACCCGGCCAGCGCCGTCTCCAACTGGAGGCGCGCCAGGTGGATCCCGACACAGAAGTGCGGCCCGTGTCCAAAGCCGAGGTGCCCGGCCTGCCGCCGGCGGACGTCGAAACGCTCCGCGTCCGCCCCGTGGTGCTCCGGGTCCCGGCCCGCCGAACCGAACGACGCGAGGATGGCCTCGCCCCGGCGGATCGTCTCGCCGCCGATGACGACGTCCTCGGTCGGATACCGCATCGGGAACTGGTTCACCGCGCCGTTCCAGCGCATCGTCTCCTCGACCACGGCGCTCCACGGGACCTCCCCGGCGCGGACGGCCGCGAGCTGACCGGGGTGGGTGAGCAGCGCGTGGCAGGCGTTGACCAGGACGTTGATGACGCTCTGGTGGCCGGCGAAGAACATCAGCAGGATCATGCCGTGCAGTTCGCTGTCGGTGAGCCGGTCGTCGCCGGCCCGGCGCGCGGTGAGGAGCGCGCTGATCAGGTCGTCCCCGGGGGCCTCGCGGCGTTCCGCCACGATCTCCCGCAGCAGCGCCTCGATCCGCCCGTCGGTCTCCAGGACCTGTTCGGGAGTGTTGGTCGTACGGGTCTGCATGCCGGTGAGCACGTGCAGCAGCCGCCGCTTGCGCTGCGGGACGCCCAGCAGGTCCGAGATGACGGC encodes:
- a CDS encoding methyltransferase domain-containing protein; the encoded protein is MTHPGPYLLGHSDSEHHRLTLQDRAVSPFTERTLRAAGVRPGMRVLDIGSGLGYVSLLAAGLVGPGGHVVGIERDPGSVGKARLLAREAGFADSVRYEVADLAGFTSPEKFDVLVGRYILMYLPDPASALRRLTSLLAPGGIVVMHEMDFTNTSPTRPPLPEWDQYYALWPEPFLATGAVPDFGPRLAGTFLDAGLGHPEVVTWTATAGRDGDPAVLDWLSTTCREIATPLRAAGVALPDHLSFDSFDDALPRRLRDLVLSRGVRVSGPTQFGAYARVTGGSR
- a CDS encoding ferritin family protein → MSTPRIALPAPTTADSPTGRLTVPAFGDIAVDRPARADWQRYLHELDPAADLAAVWLDADAEPLTAVRALRSHTRFDRTRVYVVGPGTAGPVPGWAEALDVEDFVKPGAVAPEGLTASVELALRAHRALMADDLYTDYYLDMTFNRIFDWFETTRWDWTEVDLDGIEHGMLDERTVDFLTEAAVIEFGTLPGAHNFLREWQGEASFSSWALQWGAEESRHSLIQARYLDRIGVKLRSKHALYKREPYPQGDVRSATLMMNVISESRASALYKALAAHVREPVIRKIWRLLARDEARHCRAFSVFMRELCDGDPAHRTAALRMAYIWLADRRGGVKHPAGLFYPHSTSTAGIRRIETIQHDSVDAADAKVMSIVRLLADDDSLETPRDIKAKLRALAR
- a CDS encoding AMP-binding protein encodes the protein MTLFAALGDVAARRSGRGVHVLRRGRDGDALSYADLFAEAGRVAAGLLSRGVRPGERVALVLPTSVDFARAFFGVLAAGAVAVPLPGPAPFGSSDAYLRRTAAALRRSRVRTVLTAPATLPLLGPGLVHTDADAVDVLLVAEVAEPGAAHVARTASDPAVVQYTSGTSSEPRGVVLSHGNVAAGVEAIAHGTRLTTADVGCAWLPLFHDMGLVGSFLTPLLHDVDIHLLTPEDYLRDPRQWIQAMGRLGATFTMAPDSGYRYVLRRDTAPQDGLDLSRWRIAVNGAEPVDRRLQDAFVERYAPAGLPADVFLPAYGLAEATLAVAFPPVGRPTKVLRADRDALGRGRYVPASTGPCRELVSVGTPVRRTEVRLTTAGGAPAAPGTVGAVEVRGASVTSSGYDRRPEESRRVLLPGGWVATGDLGLWHDGELYVVGRTKEVIIVFGANHWASDIEAVVRDTPGLPVHGVLAEQIWSDEGGRLGLVVETARQDEAGRQASTARIRARVVAELGITPDRIEFVRRGRIARTSSGKAVRHTPRSGRRPELETP
- a CDS encoding acyl carrier protein, with product MSQPHVTDIEQTVRRFVAEQLRVPVEEVDADADLRSLPRFDSIHALQIVLGIEQHYDIEVEDHIVFETSTVREFADAVAGLIERAGPEPVS
- a CDS encoding cytochrome P450 family protein: MNPTEQGAAQTSRCPFALDVDGADQHAENARLRAAGRAVPVELPGGVRAWAIPRHEDLRRVLTDPRVAKGIEHWGAAQRGEVPDGWPLIGFVATDSVINSHGADHRRLRGLVDQALTPARVEAMRPGVEHLVGTLLDRLAARPQERAVDFRKAFAYPVPTAVISDLLGVPQRKRRLLHVLTGMQTRTTNTPEQVLETDGRIEALLREIVAERREAPGDDLISALLTARRAGDDRLTDSELHGMILLMFFAGHQSVINVLVNACHALLTHPGQLAAVRAGEVPWSAVVEETMRWNGAVNQFPMRYPTEDVVIGGETIRRGEAILASFGSAGRDPEHHGADAERFDVRRRQAGHLGFGHGPHFCVGIHLARLQLETALAGFFTRFPEVRLAPAGTWTVRPVPSFVSNSIEELPVLLGPAAETAAETGPR